One Lentimicrobiaceae bacterium genomic window, AGCCACATATCTGGAGCATACCAGCAAACTAGAGAAAATTAAAACGGGTGCAAACGCTGTAACTACCACCAGCCGCTGGAAAGACCCGCAACGTCAGGCCTACATATAAACTATTCTTATGGCACTAGAAATCAATATTGACGGGCGAAATGCCATTGTCACCGAATTAAGCAGAAACGGCAATCTGGTAACGATTCAGGTTGATGATGAAGTGTATGAAATTGATGCACTTAAGGTTGGAGAAGGAATTTATTCAATGATTTACAAGGGGCGCTCTTACAACATTGAAATGATTGAAAGCGGTTCCCCCAGACACTACACCGTAAACTCATTTCATAGTTCTTATGATGTTGAAGTGATTGACGCACAAACACGATACCTCAGAAGCCGTTCAAAAGGCGACACTGGAGATTCAGGAAACACCATAGTATCCCCAATGCCAGGAAAAGTGGTGAAAATACCTGTAAAACCGGGCGAAACCGTAGTTGCCGGACAAACTCTGATTATTGTTTCAGCCATGAAAATGGAAAGTGAGTTTAAAGCCAAAAGCGCAGGTGTAGTTAAAACAATAAACACAGCAGAAGGTGAAACCATTGAAGCGAATAAAGTGTTGGTTGTGGTTGAACCAGCAATAGACTGAGTGTCTGAAACAGGCAATCTGCAAATGAACAGATAAGAAAACATTGATGCTCAATGGCTTTATAAAACCTGCCAACCCCAAACAGCCAATCAATTACCTGAACTCTTTGATTTATTAATTCAGCATTTATACTTGAGTTTATGTCAAATCTGGATGAAATTTACCGCAAACTGGAAGAACGTAACCACCAGGCCGAGCTTGGAGGAGGTAAAGAACGCATTGAAAAATTACATAAGACCGGACGGAAAACGGCCCGCGAACGAATAGAAATGCTGCTTGACCCCGGCACATTTGTAGAGTTTGATCGCTTTGTAGTTCACCGGGCCCGGGACTTTGACATGGAGAAAAACCTGATCTCAGGTGACGGCGTAGTCAGTGGCCATGGGAAAATTGATGGACGACTGGTATATGTCTTTGCTCAGGATTTTACCGTCTTCGGAGGAACTCTGAGCCGCGCCAATGCGGATAAGATTATTAAGATAATGGATTTAGCCCTTAAAATGGGGGCTCCAGTTATTGGGCTCAACGATTCAGGCGGTGCCCGGATACAGGAAGGGGTGGAAAGCCTGGGCGGATATGCCGACATCTTTTACCGGAATGTAATGAGCAGCGGTGTAATTCCTCAAATTTCAGCCATACTTGGCGCATGCGCCGGCGGGGCAGTTTACAGTCCGGCTATCACCGATTTTATTCTGATGACCAAAGACACCAGTTACATGTTTGTTACAGGACCTGACGTCATCAAAACGGTAACTCACGAAGAGGTTTCAAAAGAAGATCTTGGCGGTGCCATGACGCACAATGCGAAAAGCGGTGTAGCCCATCTGATTGCAGATGACGACGAACAGGCCATGATGATGATTCGCGAATTGATGAGTTTTTTGCCCTCCAATAACATGGAGGAGCCTCCGCGCATAAAGTCAACAGACGATCCAAACCGTGAAGACGAAAAACTTCAGGAAATTGTGCCGTTTGATCCCAACAAACCATATGACATGAAAGAAATTATTCATAGTGTGGTGGACGACGGTAATTTTATGGAAACCATGCCCCACTATGCCGGCAATATCCTTACAGGATTTGCCCGTTTTGACGGGAAACCAGTTGGTATAGTCGCCAATCAGCCCGCTTTTCTGGCAGGTGTACTCGATATCAACAGTTCCGTCAAAGCAGCCCGTTTTGTGCGCTTTTGCGACGCTTTTAATATTCCATTGGTTACTTTTGTTGACGTTCCCGGGTTTTTGCCAGGCACTGCTCAGGAGTTTGGCGGCATCATTAAACACGGCGCCAAACTGCTCTACGCCTATGCTGAAGCAACCGTTGCCAAGATAACGGTGATCACCCGCAAAGCTTATGGCGGAGCGTATGATGTGATGTCGAGCAAACACATTGGGGCAGATGTAAATTTCGCATGGCCCACTGCCGAAATTGCCGTAATGGGCGCAGACGGGGCTGTGAATATTATTTTCCGCGACAAACTTACCGATGAAGATAAAGCCAAAGCAGTGAAAGACTATCGCGATGTGTTTGCCAGCCCATACAAAGCTGCTGAATTGGGATATATCGACGAAATCATATACCCCAGACACACCCGCCGCAAACTAATTCAGGCGCTTGAAATGTGTGCCAATAAGCGAAAATCAAACCCGCCAAGAAAACATGGCAACATTCCTTTGTAAAACGCCACATTTGCAATGATATAAAAACTCCCCGTAACAAAATTTACCGGGGAGTTTTTTTTATACATAGCCTCCTTTTCCCAAAAGACACTACATCCCTTCCACATGATACAACAACTAAAAACACTGTTTCAATATTCCTGACAAGTCAACCCTATATTTTATGTTTGTATTCAATAAATTAATTGCTGTTTAACAAATATTGAACAATCTCTTATCCTATCTTTGGTTAGTAAAAACAACCAACAGGTTTTCAAAACTAAAATACAGGACTGGCATGGAACAACTAAGCATTGGCCTCGAAATGGAGGCGTATCTGAAAGACCAGATTTATGAAGCGTTGCAAGGCGATGTAATTCAATCAATCTTGCATGAAGCAAAGTACAATCCCACCAACAATTACCTGCGTAATATGCTCGAAGGAAACAGTTTTAAAGTTGACAGCAGTATTTCGCCCAAGCTTTACAGCATTTTCAATGCAGTAAAAGATCAACTTGGGTTTGAAGAAGCTGTTGATTTTTATGTAACCAGCGACGCACAATTGAATGCTTTTGCAGTATCGCGCAATGAAGAAAACGAGCCTCACATCATCAACATCAATTCTTCACTATTAAACCTGATGAGCGACGATGAACTGAGATTTATCATCGGCCACGAAATGGGGCATCTTATCAGCAGAAATGCCGACCTGCTCAAACTGATTTATTTTATATTTCCGCCAAGTACCGAAATACCGGGTATGCTTCAGCATAAAATCAGACTTTGGAAACAATTGTCAGAACTTACTGCCGACCGGTATGGATTTATGGTTTGCCCTGATGTACCTGTTTGTGTTTCCGCCTTCTTCAAACTTGCGTCAGGCGTTGATTTGCAGAGGGTTGACCTAAACATTGAAGCTTTTATTGCCGATAATGAAAAACGACTTGAATACTTTAAAAAAGACAAGGGAATCAACATTGCCTCGCACCCGGTTAATCTTATCAGGGTAAAAGCAATACAGCTGTTTTCACGTTATGAAGTTTTCAACACAAACACTGTTACAGAATCCAGGCTAAATTCAGAACAGCTTGGCGCTGAAATGAACGAACTGACCACCATTCTTGAAAAAATAAAGGAATCTGAGCTCGATCTTTATCTCTACCATTTTATCGCTGCAGCCGGAGTTATTATGTCGGGCGCAGACGAAAACTATGACGAAAAGGAAGTAGAAGCCATTCTGCAGGAACTTTCTGAGTTTATTATTTTTCCAAAATATTTTATGGACCAGATAATTGAAAGTGGCAAAGTGATGGACATTTTTAACGATTCAATCAATAAAATACTGAGTATCAGCCCCGGCTCACGTGAAAGCATGCTGTATTATTTGGTTAAAATAGCCTTATCCGATAAAAAGATAATGGACAATGAGATAGGATTTATTTTTGATGTGGGCACCAAAGCTTTTGGTTACTCACGTACCGAGGTGGCCCAGATATTTGCCAACACCATCCAGCAACGCTTTATGCCAGGCATTCAGGCATTGAGTTAATAGCACCAATGGATATCACGTTGAGTATTGCATGATGACAAAAGCTCAAATTGATCTATACGAGAAAACGAGTGATTAAATGATAATTCAAAAAATAAACCGTGTCTTAAAGGTAAGACACGGTTTATTTTTTTTGCACATAACAATTGGTTTCCATTGCTTTAAAAAAAGAAAGCGGGATTACTATAAAGTAACCCCGCATTTCTAACACCAACCTACCAACATTAATTAAACATAATACTAATAATTGTTATTCTGAGTAGCCTGTGCATTGTTTCTCATTTCATCCTGTGGGATTGGATAAAACTCATGTTTCCCTGCTACAAATCCTAAAGGACCTAATACAGATGGAGCATCACCCCAACGGATAAGGTCGAGATAACGAACACCTTCAAAACACAACTCAAGTTTACGTTCATTTTTTATTGCAGTCATAATGTCACCCTGGAAAGGACCCAAGTGGGCTCTGTTTCTAACACGGGTGAGATATTGAGCAGCTTTTGTATCATTTCCGGCCATATGGTTAGCTTCAGCAGCCATTAAGAGTACATCAGCGAAACGAATCAAACGAAGGTTTGTACCGTAGTTTAATTCAGGAACAGCACCACTTTCGCCATTGGTTTCATCCATGCGGGTTCCATATTTAACGCGGATACATCCGTCCCAACCGTAAGAGTCTTCATTGGTCCAATCGCCACCCTGAGCTCTTAAATCGGCTAATGAAAGGATAGAAGCAGGTTTTCTAACTGTGTCACCAGCGGCAACAAAAGCATCATACAAACTTTGTTTCGGGTAATTGAAACCCCATCCCCCAATAAGTCCGGTTTCACCTGGCTGGAAATAATCGCCACGGGGGCCGGTAAGCTGCCAAGTAATATTATTTTCCATAGGCCTTGCACCACCCCACTGGAAAGTACCCCAATCGTATCCCATACTGGTAACGTATGAAACTTCAAAAAGGGATTCAATACCAAATTCTGAGTCTTTCAGGAATAAAGTTGAGTAATCCTGCTGAAGGTCATATTCTTCAGAACCTATAACTAATTCGAAAGCGGCAGCAGATTCTTCATACTTTTTATTATAAAGATATGCCTTTCCGAGAAGTGCCTGAGCGGCACCCTTTGAAGCTCTGAAAGCATCCTGCGGCGCATACTGACTTTTTAACGGAAGATCAGTAATGGCTTCGTTGAGGTCTTTGGCAATTTGAGCATAAATGGCATCAGCACCAGCAAATGGCTGACCATAATCGCTGGGAGCAAGCTCAGCAAGAATAAGTGGGCCATTACCAAACATAGAAACAATTTCGAAATAATAATAAGCACGCAGGAATTTAGCTTCTGCAATGATTTGTTTGCGCAAATCGGTTTCAGGCTTTACATTATTGATTACCAGATTAGCACGATAGATTCCAAAATAGTTTGATTGCCATACTGCAGTAATAGGAGCATTGCTGGGTCCAAATGTGTAATTACCCAATTCCTGATAAGGAGGCTGGTCTCCAGCATCACCCCCACCCACATTTGATTCATCGGATGGGAAGGTTTTTACCAGATAAGCGCTGTTCCAGTCGCGAGCATTCATCCACTGAAGGATATCGTACGTGGCCATGATGGCTTTGGTAGCATCCTCATCAGTTTTATAAAACAGCTCTACTGACATTTTACCAATAGGATCAACTTCCAAGAAGTCTTTCTGGCATGCTGGTAGCAACGAAATCATGGCCAGAAATAATAAAACTTTACCTTGAGTTTTCATTTTTAATATTTTTAGTGTTGACACTTTTAATGTTTATGAATCCCAGATTTCACTGTTAGAGTGTGCATGACAAACCAAACAGGATCTTACGTGGGGTGGGGTAGAAACCGCGGTCAATTCCCTGGCCGTTATCTTTACCAGTACCGGTTGCAGGATCCATTCCGGGATAATTGGTAAATGTGAAATAATCATCAAGTGAAACATAAAGTCTCAGGTTCTGAATTTTGTTTTTCAACATTTCTTTAGGAACAGTATAACCTAACTGAATTTGTCTGATTCTTACGTAAGAACCTTTAAACACCATCAGGTCGCTATTGTAGATATATGGATTTGACTGATCAGCTCTTGGCCTTTCGTTGGTACTTCCTTCACCTGTCCATCTTTCATCAAAGAAGAACTGAGGGCGATTTGAAGTAGATCTGTCATAACGATTCCATCCCAACAACACATCCTGGCCGTGAACACCCTGGAGGAACATTCTCAAGTCAAAACCTGAATAAGAGAAGCTCAGATTTGCACCCCACATGAATTTTGGATGAGGGCTTCCGATATTGGTCTGGTCTTCAGAATTGATAAGATTATCACCATTGGTATTTACAACGATAGGATCTCCCGGAACTGGATTGTAACCAGCCAAACCACCATTATCAGCTTTATAAGCATCAATTTCAGCTTGATTCTGGAAAATACCGGCAGTCTGATAGCCGCGGAAATACCATACAGGCTGATTCAGTTCAAGGTAAGTGGTTGTCCATCCGGTTCCAACACTGGTACCACCTACTCTGTCGAGCAGCGGGTTCAGGAAAGTAACTTCATTTTTAAGCCAAGTAAAGTTAGAGCTGATGTCATACTTTAATTTGTTGTCATAATCTCTGTAACCAAGTTCAAGTTCAACTCCTTTATTGCTAACATCACCAGCATTAACAAACGGAGCCTTATTACCTACTGAAGGAGGAGGAGTTCCGGGAACGAGAAGATCTCTGGTAACCTTGTTGAAATAATCGAAGCCCAAGGTTAATTTATTACCCAACATATTCATGTCGAAACCAAGGTCAGTTTGTTCACTGGTAGCCCAGGTAAGTTCAGGGTTTGCAAGCAATTCGGGTTCAGCACCGGTATAAAATCCACCACCTGGTTTTGGATACTGAATACCTGAAGCGGTAATCAAAGAGCGGAACTGGTCAGGACCTAATCCGGAAAGGTTACCGTTAGTACCCCATGAAGCTCTTACTTTGAAAAAGTCAACAAAACTTACATTCCAGAAATTCTCATGCGAAACAATCCATCCGGCAGAAACTGAAGGGAAGTTGCCCCATCTCTGATCAGGATGTAATAAAGAAGTACCATCACGACGAATAATGGCACTTAACAGATATTTACCATCATATTCATATGAAGCGCGTGCAAAATACGAAGAGGTACGGGTATCTAATAAATTTCCACTTACTTTACCATCAATTTCCACATCTCCATGCTGAGCAAAGTTATCGTCTTCAGCGAACATAGGTCCTGACTGAGTATTGATAAATTTATGGGTGTATTGTTTGGCTGAAATACCAGCTACAGCGCTAACATTGTGTTTATCACCAAAAGTTTTGTCATAAGAAACATAATTTTCCCACATCCAGGTAAACCAGGTGTTGGTATTGTCTCTTACGTTTGCCTGAGTGTTCATTCTTTCTGAAGAGAACCAATAGGTTGGGAACCAAGTGTGATAGAGCTGATTGTTAATATCAGCACTGGCACGGCTGGTAATTTTAAAACCTTTCCAGCTGTCATCACCTAATGTTACATAAGCATTACCCATAAATTTATCTTCCTTGGTATCGCCTCTGGCAATTTCAATCATAGCCAGCGGATTGGCGATTTCACCTTTTACATAGGGAGATAGGCCGTAGTACAAACCATCAGAATTCTGAACCAGTGTATTGCCAGCAGTTAAAGCATCCTGAGCGAAATCAGGTAAAGCACCACTATAGGTAACAGGAGTCAAGGGATCCATCATTAAAGCAGATGAAACAATTCCTCCAAATTCAGAATCTTCAGAAATAGCATTTTTCTTGGTATGACTATATGTCATATTGGTTCCGACTTTTACCCAGGGTTTAAGTTGCTGAGTAATATTAGCACGCATAGAAATACGTTCGTAGTGTGATTTATCATCACCAATAACACCATTCTGACCGGTATAAGAACCGGAAACGTAGTAATTACCTTTATCAGTTGCACCACTAAAAGCAAGGTGATGTCTCTGAATCATAGCTGAACTTAAGATTTGATCCATCCAGTCGGTGTTAATACTTGAGCCGGCAGGGATTTCAACGCCTACGTTGGCTTCATTCATCCAGGTTGCATAACTAGCAGCATCCATAGGTTTTGTATAGTCACCTACACTTTGTGAACCAACCTGCAACGAATACTCTATTTTACCAGGGCCTTTGGCTCCGCTTTTGGTTGTAATAAGAACTACACCATTTGCAGCTTCAGCACCATAAATAGCAGCAGAGGCAGCATCCTTTAATACGGTAACTGACTCAACATCATTCGGTTCAAGGTTATCAATATTACCTGTAGCCATACCGTCAACCACATACAGTGGCTGTACATTTCCGTTGGTAGCAACACCGCGTATTACAACCTTCTGGCCTGCTCCGGGAGATCCGGAAGTGCTGGTAACATTTACACCGGCAATACGTCCCTGAATTGCTTCATTTACGTTTGTTGTAGGCAATTGGGCAAGCTGTTTGTTATCCAGCTTGGCAATGGCACCAGTAATGTTTGACCTTTTTTGACTACCGTAACCAACCACAAGAACCTCACTAAGTCCAACAACACTCTCTTTTAAAACAATAATTTCTTTTACTCCAGGTTTTACTTCTTTTTCAATAGTTTCAAAACCAACCATTGAAAAAGTAAGAACAACCTTTGTTTTAGCTGAGCTTAATGTAAAAGTTCCGTCTAATCCAGAAATAGTACCATTAGAGGTACCCTTCTCAATTACATTGACACCAGGAATGGGTTCTCCGTTTTCACTTTGAACCTTTCCGTTATAGCTGGACACCTGCTGAGCACTTAAAGTAAGTGCAATACTTATAAAAAACATTCCTGTCAGGAAGAATGCTTTTTTTGCCCGGGTGTTCAGTCCAATTAAATTGTAAATAACTGATTTCATAAATGACCCTCGTTTTTTAGTTAATGTAAAAAGTACACAAAGGCAAAAATACACAAAAAATGTTAAAAGCAAACTTCTGACCAATTATTTTATTATTTATACTCTTTCTAAATTACCAAATTGGTATATAATTGTTTGTCAGCCACATAAAATATTTCATTAGTTCAAAAAATTTCCTGATATTTGCATTTTCGATTAAAAAGTGAATAGTTTTGCATTGTGTATTAAATACGCATTTAATCATGGAAGAGTTTATAAATAATATTTCGGTTGACTGTGTCATATTCGGCTTTAACAATAAAACGCTGAATGTACTCCTTACCAAACGCGAATTAAAAGATCCGGACACCGGGGAAATTATATTCACGGATTATACTGTGCAAGGCCACCATGTACTTAAAGGTGAAAACATCAACGATGCAGCTGTCAGAGTTCTAAAAGACAAAACCGGGCTCGACAACATTTATCTTGAACAGTTCTACACATTTGGCGAAACAAATCGTGTACTTAAAGACAGAGACCAGCTCTGGATTAAGAAAAGATTCCCGATGGTTGAGGATCACGTAATTTCTATTGGATTCTGCGCCTTGGTTGACAGTTTAAAAGTTATTCCTGACAAACAGCACCCCGAAACCCTCTGGATGCCTGTTGACAACTTACCGGAACTTGGATTCGACCATGAAAAAATGATTCATATGGCACTGGAGTTCCTTCGGAACAAACTACGTTTAGAACCTATTGGATTTGAATTGCTGCCCGAAAAATTTACGCTGACCCAATTGCAAAACCTCTATGAAGCCATACTGGGAATCAACCTCGACAGAAGAAATTTCTGGAAAAAGATATCTCAGATGAAATACGTCATTGCACTTGACGAAAAACAAAAAGGAGTTGCCCACAAACCTGCTCAGGTCTTTATTTTCAGTAAAGACGTTTATGAGCGGACTAAAAAAGATAAACTTGATTTTTCTTATTGACAATCTGTCTGTGCAAGAGCCTTAAGCTTGTTGTTACCAGACACCCATAATTGTGAAACTAAACCGAAACATGGACTTTTCATCTCATCAAACATCCTGCTGTTAAACCTTACAATTTATTTCTCCAATTATGCCAGACGTAAACAAGATTACCCTTAAAGAGAAAATTGGTTATGCATTGGGCGATGGCGCGGCAAACATTGCCTGGCGTGCAGTTGCCACCTTTCTTTTCGTGTTTTACACAGATGTTTTTGGTATAAGCCCCGTTGCAGTCGGATTATTGATGCTCGTTGCCCGGTTTAGCGATGGCATTACCGATATCCTGATGGGTGTTATTGGCGACAGAACAAATACCAGATATGGAAAATTCCGCCCATGGATATTATGGACGGCTATTCCATTGGGCATTGTTTTATCCTTATTATTTACCACTCCGGATTTAAACTCTACCGGTAAAATTATCTACGCCTACGTAACCTATATTTTGTTTACATTGATTTACACTGCCAACAACATTCCGTATGGCGCCTTAATGGCAGTCATCACAGGTGATGACAAAGAAAGGACGATTCTGGGATCATATCGCATGGTAGGCGCTTTTGCAGGCGGCATGATTGTTCAGGGAGCCTTGTTGTTTCTGGTTGCTCATTTCGGCAATGTTAACCCTACTATAGAAGTTAACAACCTCGACACCAAAAAATTCCAGGTTACTGTATCTGTATTGAAAACAGTAGAAAACGCAAACATTAAAACCAAAGACGGCATTGCCTTATTTACCAGAATAAGCCCGGCAGATACAGGCAAAACCTATGAGCCTTTAAATTCAGTCAGCCTTTCACTGACACCCGGCACAAAATATGTATTTCTTGCTACAGGCGAAGAAAATCTGACTCCCCAAAAAATCTCGGTAATTGATCAAAAACGGGGATACAGCAATTCTATATATATCATGTCTGTTTTCCTGTCGTTCTTTATGTTCATTACTTTTTACACAACGCGTGAAAGAGTTCAGCCACCGAAAGAACAAAAAACAAACCTAAAACAGGACTTGAAAGATCTGGTAAGGAATAAACCCTGGCTGGTTCTTTTGATTATCGGTCTCTTGTTTAACATTTACAATGCCACCAAGCAAGGTATAGTTGTCATATATTTTACCCATTACCTCAACAATCAGTTATTGGCCGGCTCTTACCTGGTAGGGCTCATGCTTGCATCCATAGCCGGTGCCATAGCAACAGGGCCATTGGGCAAAAAACTCGGCAAAAGAACCCTTTTTATTTACGCCTTGATTTTTTCGGCCCTGGTAAATGTCCTTATTGTCTTTTGCGGGCCCCATGACATCTACCCCATTTTTGCAATAGGAATGATTTCAGAATTCGCTGCAGCTATATTTCCCACCTTGTTTTTTGCCATGCTTGGCGATGCTGCTGATTATTCTGAATACAAAAACGGACGAAGGGCCACAGGGCTTATCTATTCAGCCGGGTCTTTTGCCTCAAAATTCGGCGGAGGTCTCGCCGGCGCCATTATTGGCTTGCTGCTTGGGGTCTTTAACTATAACGGACAAGATTCATCGGCAATACAGGGAGCTATTCCTGGAATCATCATGCTGATGAGCTGGATTCCTGCACTCATTGCTTTGTTGGCCGCTGCGCTTATGACAATGTATCCGCTGACTCAGCAAAAAATGGATGAAATCACTACAGAACTAACCAATAGAAGAACTATTGAGGAGCACTCCAAATAACTACTAAATCTATTTTTAACATTAAGCATTTCACACTCATATGAAATTCGGACATTTCGACGACAACCAAAAGGAATACGTGATTACCAACCCGCAAACTCCTTTCCCATGGATAAACTATCTGGGCACTGGCGGGTTTTTCAGCATTGTTTCTAATACCGGCGGAGGGTATAGCTTTTATAAAGATGCACGTCTGAGAAGAATTACGCGAAACAGATACAACAATGTGCCTGTTGATGACGGAGGTAAGTATTTTTACATTAATGACGGTGGCAACATTTGGTCGCCGGGTTGGAAGCCTGTTAAAACAGCACTTAGCAAATATGAATGTCGTCATGGACTTGGCTATTCAAAAATAACTGGCACCTTGCATCAACTTGAGGCAGAAGTCCTCTATTTTGTTCCTCTTCAATTCGATGGTGAAGTTATCCGGGTAAGGCTTCAGAATAAAAGTTCAGAAAATAAGCACATCAAGCTCCACTCTTTTGCAGAATGGGCCTTATGGGATGCACTTGACGATATGACCAACTTCCAGCGTAACCTCAGCACAGGCGAAGTTGAGATTGAAGGCTCCTGCATTTATCACAAAACAGAATACCGCGAACGCCGCAATCACTATGCTTTTTACTCCGTTAACAGTGAAATAAACGGCTTTGATACAGACAGGGAAACCTTTTTGGGCGCATACAATGGCTTTGACAACCCCGAAATGGTTCGAAACGGTAGCTGTGGTCATTCTGTGGCACACGGATGGTCACCGGTTGCGTCGCATTTTATTGAAATGGAACTAGAACCCGGCGAAACAAAAGAGTATGTTTTTGTTCTTGGCTATGTTGAAAACAATAACGATGAAAAGTTTTCTGCTCCCAACGTAATCAACAAAACAAAAGCCCGTCAGATGATTTCGCAGTTTGAAACTTCTGAACAGGTTGAAACTGCATTGAAACAACTTCGTGATTCATGGACAACGCTGCTGGGCACATTCAATGTAAAATCAGGAGATGAAAAGCTTGACAGGATGGTAAACATCTGGAATCAGTATCAATCCATGATTACATACTACTTCTCAAGGAGCACATCATATTTTGAATCAGGAATAGGCAGGGGAATGGGATTCCGCGATTCCAACCAGGATATCATTGGCATGGTTCACCTGGCTCCCGAACTGGCGCGTCAACGCATCATTGATTTAGCCAGCACACAGCTTGAAGACGGAAGTGCCTATCATCAATATCAGCCCCTGACTAAAAAAGGAAACCACGAAGTTGGCGGCAACTTTAATGACGACCCGCTTTGGCTAATTCTTTCTGTATCTGCATATCTGAAAGAAACCGGCGACTGGTCATTACTCGACTACCACGCCCCTTTTAACAACAATGGCAACGAAAGTTCAATTTTTGAACACATCAAAAGGTCGTTTTATCATGTTGTTAATAACCTTGGACCGCACAACCTCCCGTTAATTGGCAGGGCCGACTGGAACGATTGCCTCAATCTGAATTGTTTTTCAGAAACTCCGGGCGAATCATTTCAAACAACCAACAATAAAATTGGCAAAACCGCTGAGTCGGTTATGATAGCCGGAATGTTTGTTCTTTATGGCAAAGAGTATGTTCGGATATGCCAGCTGACCGGACGAAGCGCTGAAGCCACAGAAGCTCAGCATCACATCAACAACATGAAATCCGCCATAGACGCATACGGCTGGGATGGAGAATGGTTTTTAAGAGCTTACGATTATTATGGCAACAAAGTCGGAAGTAAAGAAAATGATGAAGGGCAGATTTTTATCGAATCTCAGGGATTTTGTATTATGGCAGGTATAGGCATTGAAGATGGACGTGCAAAACAAGCCTTAAAAAGTGTTGAAGACAGATTAGCTACACCCTATGGCATTGTTTTATTAAACCCGGCCTATACAAAGTACCATCTGAACCTTGGCGA contains:
- a CDS encoding glycosyl transferase, with product MKFGHFDDNQKEYVITNPQTPFPWINYLGTGGFFSIVSNTGGGYSFYKDARLRRITRNRYNNVPVDDGGKYFYINDGGNIWSPGWKPVKTALSKYECRHGLGYSKITGTLHQLEAEVLYFVPLQFDGEVIRVRLQNKSSENKHIKLHSFAEWALWDALDDMTNFQRNLSTGEVEIEGSCIYHKTEYRERRNHYAFYSVNSEINGFDTDRETFLGAYNGFDNPEMVRNGSCGHSVAHGWSPVASHFIEMELEPGETKEYVFVLGYVENNNDEKFSAPNVINKTKARQMISQFETSEQVETALKQLRDSWTTLLGTFNVKSGDEKLDRMVNIWNQYQSMITYYFSRSTSYFESGIGRGMGFRDSNQDIIGMVHLAPELARQRIIDLASTQLEDGSAYHQYQPLTKKGNHEVGGNFNDDPLWLILSVSAYLKETGDWSLLDYHAPFNNNGNESSIFEHIKRSFYHVVNNLGPHNLPLIGRADWNDCLNLNCFSETPGESFQTTNNKIGKTAESVMIAGMFVLYGKEYVRICQLTGRSAEATEAQHHINNMKSAIDAYGWDGEWFLRAYDYYGNKVGSKENDEGQIFIESQGFCIMAGIGIEDGRAKQALKSVEDRLATPYGIVLLNPAYTKYHLNLGEITTYPPGYKENAGIFCHNNPWIIIAETLVGNGDKAFDYYKRITPAYLEDISELHKTEPYVYSQMIAGKDSAKPGEAKNSWLTGTAAWNLYTVSQYILGIQPDYDGLSVNPCIPDEWENFEITRKFRGAIYKITVVNNKKSETGISKVTVDGESYSSNLLPVFEPGTTHTIVYEIGKS